The segment TAATTACATTGCTAATTTCAGGAATCTATTATGATTCAAATCCTTTTCATTATTGATCTTGGTTGTTGAAGTTCACACACGAGGTTGGAAGCCGGATAAGATGGGAATCAAATCAAGTCAATAATCAAGCTGCAAATTGGACTGGGTTATGTCGGATTTATATTTTGCATGGTTTCCATAAATCCATTATGCTAGATAAAGATTGACTAAAAATACTGCAAGTCCTTCCTGAAAAAAATCTTCTGATCAAAAACAAGCTCAGCTGATTGACCTCCTTTGACATATAGTTTGGTAAacacattttctatttatttcactCATTACTTAGCAATCAATCCATTTCCTTTCTGCTGGCAGCAGTAATATTTTTTGTCTcgttaaattaagttttttttttttttttttttttttttaggcagggAAGTCAGAACAATATATGATGCCATGACATGCTTTCACAATCCGGCTTCACTTGTAGATGATGTCACATTGTTAGATGtatttcccttctttttttgcCGCACTCTGATTCCTCCATCTTTCTTGTCTGTGTCATTACAGCAGTTCTGTGGTGTATTGGGTCACACATTTATGGAGTTTCTGAAGGGCAGTGGAGACTACTGCCAGGCTCAGCACGGCGTATATGCAGACAAGTGAACGGCGAGCCTTGCTACCTCACCCGAAGAGAGACTTGTGTGAGTGCTTTAACGTTGGCCGGATCGGGCACGGAAAGTGCGGGGCGTCCACAGCAGCCAGACCAGTCTggatggggtaaaaaaaaatctccagaaGTGCACTGCCCCCGTTGGCCCTCCGTTTCCTTGCTCACCCGAGGaccagcctgtttttttttttgttgtttttgttttaatttataagttatttttttcatcagtcGATTttctttaggtttttttttgtatttgctcTCTTCCCTCCCTTTCTTCCTGATTTTctgcagaaatatatatatatttttttggtgaaGTCTTCTTCCATTTTTGTCGACCTGGTTTTTTGGTCAGCGATGGCTCGTATGAACAGACCCGCACCTGTGGAAATCACCTATAAAAACATGAGGTTCCTCATCACCCACAATCCTACAAATGCCACCCTAAACAAATTCATAGAGGTGAGCCTTTTTAAGCAATTGCACTTTGTAGATTTGTAAATGCGGTTTTGGCTGAGGTTGCCCTTAAGTGCCGGTCGAAAGCCACAAATTATCATATTCAAACTCTGGAGTTACCTACCTGTTCATGCGTACCATGTTCCTTGACGATGGTAATTGGGAGCCTCTGCCAAATGCTCAGCTGTGAGCCtgcatgtttattaaatttgtgtttgtctatttttttttccttacaatttttctgaaattaaatcattgttcattttcacattgtttttttttttgttttttttttacaggaactTAAAAAGTATGGTGTAACAACAGTTGTTAGAGTTTGTGAGGCAACATATGATGCCAACTTGGTGGCCAAAGAGGGCATTCAGGTTCTGGTAAGTCCAGTCTAAGCTATAAAATTATGCTACAACGGATATTAAAAGTCTACCCACTCCTTTTAAAATGCCATTCTTCTGTAATGTAGGAAATCTGAAAAGAAGATGAGTCATGTCAAAGCTATGTGTAATTGCAGCCTATTAATTAATACCAAAACAATGCGTTTTGTTAAtgccaaaaatacacaataaactGGCTGCACAAGTGTGCACACCCCAAAACTAATACTTTGGTGAATGACCTTTACAGTTTCACTCAGAATTAAGAGTAGGTCAGTGTGGCATATCAAAATGTTGCCGTCCTTACTTGCAAAAAAATTCTACCTGTGCCAAAATAATTGAGCATTTCCTCTACACCGGCATCTTTAGTTCACCCCACAGATTTTCATTTACAAGgtctttacaattattttaaggtcatgagcagttgtctaagcatttcactgcatattgtactgtgtatgactgtgtatgtgacaaataaaatttaaatttgagcaTGCTGGCTAGGCTGTTCCAAAATTTTGATCTTGTTTTGGTGAAGTTATTGCTTTATTGATTTCGAGGTGTTAgttatttccattttaaaagGTGAAATTTTTAATCATCTTAAATGTTGTAGCAGAACCCTTATGGTATTGTGCCAAAATTGACTGGTAATTGGAACTATTTATTATTCACTTCAGCATAATGCCTGAATACAAGCAAAAGCCCCTGAGCATGGTGctgctttttttctgtgcttCGCTGAGGggaatttctctctttttttttctttttttttcttcttttttttttttaaatgccaaacATTTTTGAgggagtggcacagtggtttagtggttagcattgtcaccttgtGCCTTTGAATCTCATCACTGGTCTTTGTGCAtagactttgcatgttctcttcatgctttattcccacagtccaaagacatgctgtgtaggctgattggtgttttcaaattacctgtagtgtatgattgagagtgcaagtgtgtgtgctttgcagtGGGCTTTCAGCCTAACTAGAGTATACCCCCATCTTGTACCTTTAGTTCCTTGGGATGGCCTTAGGTTTCCTGTGACCCTGCACAGGTTAAGCGATATGTTTAGTGGATAAGTTAGTTTaatgaatatatactgtagtttaacAGACAGGTCATAGGTTCAAACCTGAGGGCAAGACCCTCAACTGTtcaggtgtataatgagataaatgaacATCACTCTGGATACGTCATTTGGATTGGGCGTCAGCCAAATTTTATAACTGTACATAGTGTTATAGCCAAAAAGTCCTTcccaaaaaaacatctgtttGTTTACCTGAGTTTCACAATTATCCTGAGATGGTTTAACctacattctttttttcccccaccatCACGAAAATCTTggttgtgtgatttttttttaaacttttttttttatatctgctCTACATTTTGTTACTTCAAAAGGAAGATGAATgcaatgtaaatatatataaaaaacacaagTCTTCTCTTCTGTCTTTCAAAACCTTGTAGGATTGGCCATTTGATGACGGAGCTCCTCCATCTAACCAGATTGTTGAAGACTGGTTAAATCTTCTGAGGATTAAGTTCAGGGAGGAGCCGGGCTGCTGCATTGCTGTTCACTGTGTAGCTGGCCTTGGAAGGTAATGTTTTATGTCAAATGATTGATATGGTTGCTGGTGTGATGTAACCTTTGTATCTGAAGGCTAAAATAAGGCTAAGGGGTGGTTAAATTGTTTTGCTTTGCGTTCTAATTTTACAACGACTGTTTCCAAGTTCAAATTTTtaacatgttattttttttcagtcaaatacaacaaaaacaaagttcaCAATTTCCActaaaaaggacatttaaatatgaaacattATGTACTGTAAGAGTAATCTTGACTGAGAGCTTTGATCAAAATGAGAAGATTGTCAGTGTTACGGGGGAAATGGAGAtctcatttaaaaaatcctGATTAAGGGTTGTTCATGCTGCATTGTCACAGACAAAAAGTCAGTCAGCTAGCTTCGTCAATTACAGGAGCAATCTGAAACCTTTTAAACAGCTGCAAAGCAGGAAGCTATGGCTACCAAAAAACAGCTCAAGTGTCATGGAAGAAGTAGGTGGAGTTTATTTAAAGACGTCAATGGAGAGCATAGCAGTATGATGAAGTCACCATCGGTAATCTGTATGTTACAGGTGTGATGCAAACTAGAGGGATCTGGTTCTTACTTTCTGACTgattttgcatgtgtgtgcacaagCAGCAGCAGTGCATTATTCCTATGCTCACTGCTTACTTTATGTACAATGACGCGCCATGACATCATAACACATCAGGCCTAATACTGTAGATCCCCCTCCATTAGTTTGAGATCTGGTAAATTTTAAAGCCTTGGTTCCTCAGGCCATTCTGGAAGAATAATTTCTTTAGGGTGGAACGAGGCATTATCTTGATGGAACAGGTCACTGCAATTGGGGAATAATGTTGCCATGAAGGAATGTACTTGgtctacagtaaaaaaaaaaaatagtttagctAGGTATTCTatttaactaggcctcttggttagctagtttagtgtctctgttaatttatgttgtaaatttatgttgcatgtagcaccttggtcctggaggaacgttgtttcgtttcactgtgtactaactgtatatggttgtaatgacaataaagcctacttgaacttgaactattTGTATACCAGTACTCTAGTTTCCAAGTAGAACATTGTCCAGCGCAGCACACTCCTTCCACCGACATGCCATCGTCCCATAGTGCATTCTGGTGCCATTTCTTCCACAGGTAAACACCCACACAAAGTCCACAtgacataaagaaaaagaaacatgacTCATCGGCGAAGGCCATCATCTTTCATTTGCTTCATGATCCATCTCTGAAGCCTATGTGCATTTTGTAGCAGATGAGCCTCTGCACCCTGAGTGGTCTGAAAGTTGTAAAgaactgtgtgttctgacacttttttttatcaaagccAGCATTCACTTTTTCAGCAGTTTCCTACAGTAACACTTCTGTGGAATTAGACCTAACAGCGTACCTTTCTTGCCCATACACACATCGGTCAGCCACAAGCTCCCATGGGTTTGTTGCTGATTCAGCAGTTGTTTTTTCTTGGACTACTTTTGTTAGGCATTAACCATTATTTCCTGGGAACACCCTACAagacctgctttttttttttttttttttttttttttttaaagatgctcTGACTCACCTGTCCTAGCCCTAACAATTTGGCTCTTGTCAGAGTCGCTTGATGCTTACGCTTGCACATTTTTCTGGCTGTTAACACAATTTTCAAGAACTAACTATTCACATGGTGGCTGTATTCAGCTACTAACTTGTCATATCTGTCAGTGGTTTTATTGTCATAACTGATGGGTATGAATACAGGAGATATGTGGACTGATATGATAGGACTGTGGAACTGTAGAACATTGTGATTTTTATGCACAGCTACCTTAAACACTGATGAGCACTTTCTCGCTTGAAAACTTGTCAATGTTTCCTGATTGTCATGAGTGTCTCagatttcaaaataattttttaattttaaaaatgttcatacATTGAATAAAAAAGACTGTAAGActgtaagaatttttttaactataaaaagaaaactgattAGTGTTGGTAGCCAACTTTGATGTAGAATAGTCTATAGTGTCTCAAAAGTCTTTATGCGCTGAACTATACAGCAGAGGTACTTAACTGCATATTTATAAGGaaatatgtatactgtaaatttacatttttacagaagGGTTTTATGCATACAACAGGCATGCGTACAATAACTACAACTGGACTGACTAAGAGAATACATCTAATCTCTGTATAGAAAGTCCCACTTTTAAGAACGTACATAGTAATGGCTCCACACATGTAGgcgtgatggtcaggtgtccacaaattTTTGGCCATGTGTGGGTTGTTGTCAATCGGCAACCCAGCAAGCTCTAAAATGTAGTATAGTAATTGTTGCCTATACGGAAAAAGTTACTGAACCCTTTgcattaactgtgtgtgtgtgtgtttgtgtgtgtgtgttcccctcCCACAGAGCCCCAGTCCTGGTTGCTCTCGCTATGATTGAGTGTGGAATGAAGTATGAAGATGCCGTTCAGTTCATCCGACAGTAAGTGTGTTTAAATTTGTGAGTGCCATGTTGCTAAAGAAGGAGAATGCTGAAACCAAACAGTCTGACAGTGTCATTGGATCTCGTTTTGATCTAGCCTTTCCTAGCACTAggcttttttttgtggttatatatactcagcagACACTTTATTaagaacattttattaatagATATGAACCCCGGGTAACTGCCAGTTtttgaaattataaaaattgtCCAAACCACATAATTTTTTCATCCTCAGTCATGCagctatttaaccaattaattaTGCGGCAGCAGGGCGATGCAAAACATCATACAGATGCAGATTAAGAGCTTTAGTTGAATCAGAATGAAGAAAAGGTGTGACCTCTGTGACTTTGTGGTTTGGTTGTTGGTAACAGATCAGAAATCACACTATAAAGCGTTTATAATTCGTTGTCTTCCCATGTTGACATTAAAGCATCTTCAATTTCTGCAGATTTCTTTTGGATATAGACCTGATGACTGGGAAGCCAACTAAAGGATACTTCATTTTCTTTGATACCAGACTGAAATGATTtatgctttgtgacatggtgcaatATCATGCTGGAAATAGCAGCATAAATTGTAGCAGCCCACAAAGTGATTATGGTCAGTAACAATACTCAAATAGTCTGtggcatttatttaattattgattgGCATTAACAGTCCCAAAGActgccaagaaaaaaaaaaattgccacaCCAACAGTAAAGTGTGATCACCTCTGTAGGATGCACTATTCTTTTTGTTGTATGTAAAAACTATTACAATAACTGTGAACTGGACTCATTGCTGCAGCACATATAATAGACACACTTTTTTGGTTTGTGCGTTTGTCTCATTGTTATTTATAACAATGACTAAGTTAATTAAATTTAGATGAGTAGTTATAGAAATAATCAAACTGCACAATCATGTCACAGTCGAAATCAGAGATGTGAACAAAGCTGTGACCTGAATCTGTATGATTTTATGCTTTGCATTTTTACTACACAATTGGTTGATTAGAAGTTGCATGTAAGAGCTTGGTCTTGTTCCTAATAAAGAGCTTGGTGTCAAACTAGGGAGTTAAATAAAAAGATGCACGGTTAAGGAttatttctattaaatttttGTTCTGCCGTATCATCAGGAAGCGCCGTGGGGCATTTAATAGCAAGCAGCTTTTCTACCTGGAGAAATATCGCCCAAAGATGCGTCTTCGCTTCAAAGATTCCAACGGCCATCGCAACAATTGCTGCATCCAGTAAATCTTGTGCCGAAGCCCTGCTGGAACCACTTAATCCATGAATTTATGTGATGTGGACAGTTACTACTTATTAATTGATAAATGTGAAAATActgaaaagatgaaaaaaaaatcacttaagtATCCCCTTTTGTGTTGATTTTACAATGCTGCATCTGTTGGCAGTGAGTGCTTTGGTGT is part of the Clarias gariepinus isolate MV-2021 ecotype Netherlands chromosome 15, CGAR_prim_01v2, whole genome shotgun sequence genome and harbors:
- the ptp4a1 gene encoding protein tyrosine phosphatase type IVA 1; the protein is MARMNRPAPVEITYKNMRFLITHNPTNATLNKFIEELKKYGVTTVVRVCEATYDANLVAKEGIQVLDWPFDDGAPPSNQIVEDWLNLLRIKFREEPGCCIAVHCVAGLGRAPVLVALAMIECGMKYEDAVQFIRQKRRGAFNSKQLFYLEKYRPKMRLRFKDSNGHRNNCCIQ